Proteins encoded together in one Anopheles darlingi chromosome 3, idAnoDarlMG_H_01, whole genome shotgun sequence window:
- the LOC125956699 gene encoding guanine nucleotide exchange factor DBS isoform X5, with product MQNSSNVNKLIENVCQNGNHFNLNTFGSCSSLITTNGHIQTTVRENMNSAVSVSSAEEPLSVADVAELLHPQYAIITGGRSKDGCPLITFPDYANFHNITDAEYQKLILYLTSVPSLSEVDLGFNLIIDRRKDRWAAVKAVLLKISVYFPAVVHFVYVIRPAGFLQKAISEVSNKFFKEDFRFRVIVCSTLEELYDHVCRSQLTVDMGGELVYSHHEWIQQRISLEKFSGLTNMISCNLDAFMKTIHEMEFPNSVEATENMMLQQGDQYEKLKEDILSAGRHGEALLEEIKTKRENDGEAMDRFGNISSIESARNYLSINMHHLADSRDCHRLLVQLEETERHFEDFWTIHLSRLRKCLELRRFEHEFRELQGNFDRHLKTVSDMTEIGETVTRMDQLLQETKDFNQLCCVDIERAEQVISTGQRLIGSKGCISSCPKEVVQPKCDELSRVCELVNDRIVKRIDTLAKARELMERVEKANQWCARGIELLATQRIEKCSVSAEIAEQSLQEIQDYLATAAEFDLSSPREFKNEIVGSTTLETKALVSQVLQRIDDVQLMCDKRITTLKKLTLKPPRPVQTVTPEPAVPLQPPGGAPHPIFRTRRSYNKIESFSTRPISIEGPPDSGISISSDTIIANSDSDLNLQSQTDSDERKLKRGHVLAELLETERIYVAEMGSILKGYRDEMLSEEMSCMVPPGLQGKSDILFGNLHELYTFHNEIFLKDLENCISTTELVALCFVQRRDTFFRLYSYYCQNIPRSERLRETLVDTHLFLQECQKKLGHKLPLAAYLLKPVQRITKYQLLLKDLLKFSDTGTCSRELQKALDCMLVVLKCVNDSMHQIAITGFPADLSQQGELLLQDSFQIWTESKKDIRLRLKTQNRHIFLYQKAMLFCKQGSKTGHNKSTYQFKHWLQMSQIGLTESVRGDSRRFEVWLQGRQEVHTIQAGTIEIKNKWVTEIKRVLLNQLEELKGEKIKQYGLNHKSLRHTASWDIPPTIHNASSHVLSGDQQANASGIVTLSQDVVSRIPHMNEEGIMNATGISSSSSEHDNQEANAWSSDYSNSEDEFTTVEDSVTPGHKFVSLADYCAIGNSEVTMKESDVVELLKVGCAGWWFVKVIATGLEGWAPAAYLEPSNRKHSRLRSARSQDKLNVN from the exons atgcaaaactcGAGCAACGTGAACAAACTGATTGAAAATGTATGTCAAAATGGAAACCACTTCAATTTGAACACGTTTGGTAGTTGCAGTTCTCTTATCACAACTAATGGCCATATTCAAACGACTGTACGAGAAAACATGAACTCCGCCGTTAGTGTCAGTTCGGCCGAGGAGCCGCTAAGTGTAGCTGATGTTGCTGAATTACTGCATCCCCAATATGCGATTATAACCG GTGGTAGATCGAAGGATGGCTGTCCATTGATAACTTTTCCAGATTATGCAAACTTTCATAATATTACCGATGCCGAGTATCAGAAATTGATTCTGTATCTTACATCTGTTCCATCTCTATCGGAAGTGGACTTGGGCTTTAACTTGATAATAGACCGCCGTAAGGATCGGTGGGCAGCAGTGAAAGCagttttattgaaaatttcGGTTTATTTCCCGGCTGTGGTGCACTTTGTGTACGTCATTCGTCCAGCCGGATTCCTTCAGAAAGCTATTTCTGAAGTTAGCAATAAATTTTTTAAAGAAGATTTTAGATTTCGTGTGATTGTATGTTCCACTCTTGAAGAACTATACGATCATGTCTGTAGAAGTCAGTTGACAGTCGATATGGGGGGCGAGCTAGTATACTCTCATCACGAGTGGATACAGCAACGAATATCCTTGGAAAAATTTTCGGGTCTTACCAATATGATCTCGTGTAATTTGGATGCTTTCATGAAAACAATTCATGAAATGGAGTTTCCCAATTCGGTTGAGGCCACGGAGAATATGATGCTGCAGCAAGGAGATCAGTATGAAAAATTGAAG GAAGACATACTTTCTGCTGGTCGTCATGGAGAAGCTCTATTGGAAGAAATCAAAACTAAACGCGAAAACGACGGTGAAGCAATGGATAGATTTGGAAACATCAGTTCAATAGAAAG TGCAAGGAATTATTTAAGTATCAATATGCATCATCTTGCTGACAGTCGCGATTGTCACAGACTTTTGGTGCAACTGGAAGAAACGGAACGACATTTCGAGGACTTTTGGACCATACATCTATCGCGATTAAGGAAGTGTCTGGAACTACGGCGCTTCGAACATGAATTCCGCGAGCTTCAA GGAAACTTTGACCGACATTTGAAAACCGTCTCAGACATGACGGAGATAGGAGAAACAGTGACTCGAATGGACCAACTGCTGCAAGAAACCAAAGACTTCAATCAGTTGTGCTGCGTTGATATTGAAAGGGCAGAACAAGTTATTAGCACCGGGCAGCGGTTAATTGGATCGAAAGGATGCATTAGCTCTTGTCCAAAAGAAGTGGTACAACCGAAATGCGACGAGTTAAGTCGCGTATGCGAACTCGTCAATGATCGCATTGTAAAACGAATCGATACGCTAGCTAAGGCTCGTGAGCTTATGGAACGCGTAGAAAAG GCAAACCAATGGTGTGCACGGGGCATAGAGCTACTAGCAACACAaagaattgaaaaatgttccgTTTCGGCTGAAATTGCCGAACAGAGTCTTCAAGAAATTCAGGATTATCTggctacagcagcagaattCGATTTATCTAGTCCAAGAGAATTTAAAAACGAGATTGTCGGGAGTACGACATTGGAAACAAAAGCATTGGTATCTCAG GTGCTTCAAAGAATCGATGATGTGCAGTTGATGTGCGACAAACGCATAACAACTCTAAAAAAACTTACATTGAAACCTCCTCGTCCGGTGCAGACAGTCACTCCAGAGCCGGCCGTCCCGTTGCAGCCACCAGGCGGTGCCCCACATCCCATATTTCGAACCAGACGATCATACAACAAG ATTGAAAGTTTCTCAACACGACCCATCTCGATTGAAGGACCACCTGACTCCGGAATATCGATCAGTAGCGATACGATTATTGCCAATTCAGATAGTGATCTCAACCTACAAAGTCAAACA GATTCTGACGAAAGAAAACTAAAGCGAGGGCATGTATTAGCCGAGTTACTGGAAACGGAACGCATCTATGTGGCTGAAATGGGATCAATTTTGAAA GGATACAGAGACGAGATGCTCTCGGAAGAGATGAGTTGCATGGTGCCACCAGGTCTACAAGGAAAATCAGACATACTGTTCGGTAATCTACATGAGTTATACACCTTCCACAATGAAATCTTTTTGAAAGACTTGGAGAATTGTATTTCAACCACTGAACTTGTGGCGTTATGCTTTGTTCAACGG CGCGATACTTTTTTCCGCCTCTACTCGTACTACTGTCAAAACATACCCCGTTCCGAGCGTCTGCGAGAGACCCTCGTCGATACGCATCTGTTCCTGCAGGAGTGCCAAAAGAAGCTCGGTCACAAGCTGCCCCTTGCTGCATACCTTCTCAAACCCGTGCAAAGGATAACGAAATATCAATTGCTTTTAAAAGATCTTCTCAA ATTTAGTGATACTGGGACATGCTCCCGCGAGTTACAGAAAGCTTTGGATTGCATGTTGGTTGTGCTGAAATGTGTGAATGATTCAATGCACCAAATTGCTATTACGGGATTCCCG GCCGATCTATCCCAGCAAGGAGAACTGTTGCTGCAAGATTCGTTCCAAATTTGGACGGAAAGTAAAAAAGACATACGATTGAGattgaaaacacaaaacagacacaTTTTCCTTTATCAGAAGGCAATGCTATTTTGTAAGCAAGGCTCAAAGACGGGTCATAATAAAAGCACCTATCAATTCAAGCATTGGTTGCAG atGTCCCAAATTGGCCTCACAGAGTCCGTGCGTGGTGATTCTCGACGCTttgaagtatggttgcaaggTCGCCAGGAGGTACACACGATACAAGCCGGAacgattgaaattaaaaacaaatgggTCACGGAGATTAAACGAGTTTTGTTAAATCAGCTAGAAGAGCTGAAAGgcgaaaaaatcaaacaatatgGACTGAATCACAA ATCATTGCGTCACACGGCGTCATGGGACATACCACCAACGATCCACAACGCATCGAGCCATGTATTGAGTGGCGATCAGCAGGCTAATGCAAGTGGGATTGTTACTCTTTCGCAGGATGTCGTCTCACGAATACCACACATGAATGAAGAAGGCATTATGAATGCCACCGgaatttcgtcgtcgtcttcggagCACGATAATCAGGAAGCAAACGCATGGAGCTCTGACTATTCGAACAGTGAGGACGAATTTACAACTGTGGAAGACAGTGTAACTCCGGGGCATAAATTTGTTTCGCTGGCCGACTATTGCGCTATAGGAAATTCGGAGGTGACGATGAAAGAATCGGATGTTGTTGAACTGCTCAAAGTAGGttgtgctggctggtggtttgtGAAAGTAATCG CCACTGGTCTGGAAGGGTGGGCACCAGCAGCGTATCTGGAACCAAGCAATAGAAAACATTCTCGACTTCGAAGTGCTCGAAGCCAAGATAAACTAAATGTTAACTAA
- the LOC125956699 gene encoding guanine nucleotide exchange factor DBS isoform X4 has product MASTPNSIEVQIDNFLEQFKRSASKAMDGDWSSSSSVTTPQSASSVGPKIRNIFSDQVHFEENSHNANNGSSSSTASSYHSVHIQQQHNHNLFQHQSSVTSVTSVQTVLSQNMQNSSNVNKLIENVCQNGNHFNLNTFGSCSSLITTNGHIQTTVRENMNSAVSVSSAEEPLSVADVAELLHPQYAIITGGRSKDGCPLITFPDYANFHNITDAEYQKLILYLTSVPSLSEVDLGFNLIIDRRKDRWAAVKAVLLKISVYFPAVVHFVYVIRPAGFLQKAISEVSNKFFKEDFRFRVIVCSTLEELYDHVCRSQLTVDMGGELVYSHHEWIQQRISLEKFSGLTNMISCNLDAFMKTIHEMEFPNSVEATENMMLQQGDQYEKLKEDILSAGRHGEALLEEIKTKRENDGEAMDRFGNISSIERLLVQLEETERHFEDFWTIHLSRLRKCLELRRFEHEFRELQGNFDRHLKTVSDMTEIGETVTRMDQLLQETKDFNQLCCVDIERAEQVISTGQRLIGSKGCISSCPKEVVQPKCDELSRVCELVNDRIVKRIDTLAKARELMERVEKANQWCARGIELLATQRIEKCSVSAEIAEQSLQEIQDYLATAAEFDLSSPREFKNEIVGSTTLETKALVSQVLQRIDDVQLMCDKRITTLKKLTLKPPRPVQTVTPEPAVPLQPPGGAPHPIFRTRRSYNKIESFSTRPISIEGPPDSGISISSDTIIANSDSDLNLQSQTDSDERKLKRGHVLAELLETERIYVAEMGSILKGYRDEMLSEEMSCMVPPGLQGKSDILFGNLHELYTFHNEIFLKDLENCISTTELVALCFVQRRDTFFRLYSYYCQNIPRSERLRETLVDTHLFLQECQKKLGHKLPLAAYLLKPVQRITKYQLLLKDLLKFSDTGTCSRELQKALDCMLVVLKCVNDSMHQIAITGFPADLSQQGELLLQDSFQIWTESKKDIRLRLKTQNRHIFLYQKAMLFCKQGSKTGHNKSTYQFKHWLQMSQIGLTESVRGDSRRFEVWLQGRQEVHTIQAGTIEIKNKWVTEIKRVLLNQLEELKGEKIKQYGLNHKSLRHTASWDIPPTIHNASSHVLSGDQQANASGIVTLSQDVVSRIPHMNEEGIMNATGISSSSSEHDNQEANAWSSDYSNSEDEFTTVEDSVTPGHKFVSLADYCAIGNSEVTMKESDVVELLKVGCAGWWFVKVIATGLEGWAPAAYLEPSNRKHSRLRSARSQDKLNVN; this is encoded by the exons ATGGCTAGCACACCTAACTCGATTGAAGTGCAAATAGATAATTTTCTGGAGCAATTCAAACGTAGTGCGTCGAAAGCCATGGACGGCGATTGGTCTTCCTCATCCTCGGTTACAACACCTCAGTCAGCCAGCTCTGTGGGCCCTAAAATACGGAACATATTTTCCGACCAGGTCCATTTCGAGG AAAATAGCCACAACGCAAATAAtggaagtagtagcagcaccgcaTCATCTTATCATTCAGTGCAtatacaacagcaacataatcATAATCTTTTCCAACATCAATCATCGGTGACATCCGTTACATCAGTACAAACGGTTCTAAGccaaaatatgcaaaactcGAGCAACGTGAACAAACTGATTGAAAATGTATGTCAAAATGGAAACCACTTCAATTTGAACACGTTTGGTAGTTGCAGTTCTCTTATCACAACTAATGGCCATATTCAAACGACTGTACGAGAAAACATGAACTCCGCCGTTAGTGTCAGTTCGGCCGAGGAGCCGCTAAGTGTAGCTGATGTTGCTGAATTACTGCATCCCCAATATGCGATTATAACCG GTGGTAGATCGAAGGATGGCTGTCCATTGATAACTTTTCCAGATTATGCAAACTTTCATAATATTACCGATGCCGAGTATCAGAAATTGATTCTGTATCTTACATCTGTTCCATCTCTATCGGAAGTGGACTTGGGCTTTAACTTGATAATAGACCGCCGTAAGGATCGGTGGGCAGCAGTGAAAGCagttttattgaaaatttcGGTTTATTTCCCGGCTGTGGTGCACTTTGTGTACGTCATTCGTCCAGCCGGATTCCTTCAGAAAGCTATTTCTGAAGTTAGCAATAAATTTTTTAAAGAAGATTTTAGATTTCGTGTGATTGTATGTTCCACTCTTGAAGAACTATACGATCATGTCTGTAGAAGTCAGTTGACAGTCGATATGGGGGGCGAGCTAGTATACTCTCATCACGAGTGGATACAGCAACGAATATCCTTGGAAAAATTTTCGGGTCTTACCAATATGATCTCGTGTAATTTGGATGCTTTCATGAAAACAATTCATGAAATGGAGTTTCCCAATTCGGTTGAGGCCACGGAGAATATGATGCTGCAGCAAGGAGATCAGTATGAAAAATTGAAG GAAGACATACTTTCTGCTGGTCGTCATGGAGAAGCTCTATTGGAAGAAATCAAAACTAAACGCGAAAACGACGGTGAAGCAATGGATAGATTTGGAAACATCAGTTCAATAGAAAG ACTTTTGGTGCAACTGGAAGAAACGGAACGACATTTCGAGGACTTTTGGACCATACATCTATCGCGATTAAGGAAGTGTCTGGAACTACGGCGCTTCGAACATGAATTCCGCGAGCTTCAA GGAAACTTTGACCGACATTTGAAAACCGTCTCAGACATGACGGAGATAGGAGAAACAGTGACTCGAATGGACCAACTGCTGCAAGAAACCAAAGACTTCAATCAGTTGTGCTGCGTTGATATTGAAAGGGCAGAACAAGTTATTAGCACCGGGCAGCGGTTAATTGGATCGAAAGGATGCATTAGCTCTTGTCCAAAAGAAGTGGTACAACCGAAATGCGACGAGTTAAGTCGCGTATGCGAACTCGTCAATGATCGCATTGTAAAACGAATCGATACGCTAGCTAAGGCTCGTGAGCTTATGGAACGCGTAGAAAAG GCAAACCAATGGTGTGCACGGGGCATAGAGCTACTAGCAACACAaagaattgaaaaatgttccgTTTCGGCTGAAATTGCCGAACAGAGTCTTCAAGAAATTCAGGATTATCTggctacagcagcagaattCGATTTATCTAGTCCAAGAGAATTTAAAAACGAGATTGTCGGGAGTACGACATTGGAAACAAAAGCATTGGTATCTCAG GTGCTTCAAAGAATCGATGATGTGCAGTTGATGTGCGACAAACGCATAACAACTCTAAAAAAACTTACATTGAAACCTCCTCGTCCGGTGCAGACAGTCACTCCAGAGCCGGCCGTCCCGTTGCAGCCACCAGGCGGTGCCCCACATCCCATATTTCGAACCAGACGATCATACAACAAG ATTGAAAGTTTCTCAACACGACCCATCTCGATTGAAGGACCACCTGACTCCGGAATATCGATCAGTAGCGATACGATTATTGCCAATTCAGATAGTGATCTCAACCTACAAAGTCAAACA GATTCTGACGAAAGAAAACTAAAGCGAGGGCATGTATTAGCCGAGTTACTGGAAACGGAACGCATCTATGTGGCTGAAATGGGATCAATTTTGAAA GGATACAGAGACGAGATGCTCTCGGAAGAGATGAGTTGCATGGTGCCACCAGGTCTACAAGGAAAATCAGACATACTGTTCGGTAATCTACATGAGTTATACACCTTCCACAATGAAATCTTTTTGAAAGACTTGGAGAATTGTATTTCAACCACTGAACTTGTGGCGTTATGCTTTGTTCAACGG CGCGATACTTTTTTCCGCCTCTACTCGTACTACTGTCAAAACATACCCCGTTCCGAGCGTCTGCGAGAGACCCTCGTCGATACGCATCTGTTCCTGCAGGAGTGCCAAAAGAAGCTCGGTCACAAGCTGCCCCTTGCTGCATACCTTCTCAAACCCGTGCAAAGGATAACGAAATATCAATTGCTTTTAAAAGATCTTCTCAA ATTTAGTGATACTGGGACATGCTCCCGCGAGTTACAGAAAGCTTTGGATTGCATGTTGGTTGTGCTGAAATGTGTGAATGATTCAATGCACCAAATTGCTATTACGGGATTCCCG GCCGATCTATCCCAGCAAGGAGAACTGTTGCTGCAAGATTCGTTCCAAATTTGGACGGAAAGTAAAAAAGACATACGATTGAGattgaaaacacaaaacagacacaTTTTCCTTTATCAGAAGGCAATGCTATTTTGTAAGCAAGGCTCAAAGACGGGTCATAATAAAAGCACCTATCAATTCAAGCATTGGTTGCAG atGTCCCAAATTGGCCTCACAGAGTCCGTGCGTGGTGATTCTCGACGCTttgaagtatggttgcaaggTCGCCAGGAGGTACACACGATACAAGCCGGAacgattgaaattaaaaacaaatgggTCACGGAGATTAAACGAGTTTTGTTAAATCAGCTAGAAGAGCTGAAAGgcgaaaaaatcaaacaatatgGACTGAATCACAA ATCATTGCGTCACACGGCGTCATGGGACATACCACCAACGATCCACAACGCATCGAGCCATGTATTGAGTGGCGATCAGCAGGCTAATGCAAGTGGGATTGTTACTCTTTCGCAGGATGTCGTCTCACGAATACCACACATGAATGAAGAAGGCATTATGAATGCCACCGgaatttcgtcgtcgtcttcggagCACGATAATCAGGAAGCAAACGCATGGAGCTCTGACTATTCGAACAGTGAGGACGAATTTACAACTGTGGAAGACAGTGTAACTCCGGGGCATAAATTTGTTTCGCTGGCCGACTATTGCGCTATAGGAAATTCGGAGGTGACGATGAAAGAATCGGATGTTGTTGAACTGCTCAAAGTAGGttgtgctggctggtggtttgtGAAAGTAATCG CCACTGGTCTGGAAGGGTGGGCACCAGCAGCGTATCTGGAACCAAGCAATAGAAAACATTCTCGACTTCGAAGTGCTCGAAGCCAAGATAAACTAAATGTTAACTAA